In Rhodomicrobium lacus, the following proteins share a genomic window:
- a CDS encoding DNA/RNA non-specific endonuclease, with protein sequence MASLLLRANGLSTLLFVFLASVQIGTQGQAQERGCDAQLYRGGFPAIKSEQLARETYGLCFSEIAVLYSGVSRTPLWAAEMLTPARITAAKTLTRISSNSFHDETMLPSQVRSELSDYKRSGYDRGHMAPNGDMSTRKAQEESFSLANMIPQHPCNNEVLWEGIESAVRAIAESEIVYVVTGPAFLGAELESLKGRVLVPTHIFKAVYVPSRNAAAAYFAPNDDSQAWEALSIDELESKVGVDVFPQLDGAARRRAMILPRPKPHFGCRLQTSEAAGRRQ encoded by the coding sequence ATGGCTTCGCTTCTCCTCCGCGCTAACGGGTTGTCGACCCTTCTTTTCGTGTTTCTCGCTTCGGTCCAGATCGGGACGCAGGGGCAGGCGCAGGAACGAGGCTGCGACGCGCAGCTCTATCGCGGCGGGTTCCCGGCCATCAAGAGCGAACAGCTCGCGCGGGAAACCTACGGCCTGTGCTTCTCTGAAATCGCGGTGCTCTATTCGGGTGTGTCGCGAACGCCGCTCTGGGCCGCCGAGATGCTGACGCCCGCCCGCATCACCGCCGCCAAAACGCTCACGCGCATCAGCTCGAACAGCTTCCACGATGAAACGATGCTGCCGTCGCAGGTTCGTTCCGAGCTGTCGGACTACAAGCGCAGCGGCTACGACCGTGGCCACATGGCCCCCAACGGCGATATGTCGACGCGCAAGGCGCAGGAAGAGTCGTTTTCGCTCGCGAACATGATCCCGCAGCATCCTTGCAACAACGAAGTTCTATGGGAGGGCATCGAGTCCGCTGTGCGGGCCATCGCCGAGAGCGAGATCGTGTATGTCGTCACTGGCCCGGCGTTTCTCGGCGCGGAACTCGAAAGCCTGAAGGGCAGGGTATTGGTCCCCACCCATATCTTCAAGGCCGTCTATGTCCCGTCGCGCAACGCGGCAGCCGCCTACTTCGCGCCGAACGATGACAGCCAGGCGTGGGAGGCGCTCTCGATCGACGAGCTTGAGTCCAAGGTTGGTGTCGATGTGTTCCCGCAACTTGACGGCGCAGCGCGTCGGCGTGCTATGATCCTTCCGAGACCCAAGCCGCATTTCGGGTGCCGGCTCCAGACCTCCGAGGCGGCCGGCCGGAGACAATGA